The Tissierellales bacterium genome includes the window TTCTTTCAAATGCTTTTGTATTTCTTCAATCATTCTTGCAACAATTTCATCAAGTTTTTCTTGAGGAAATGTAGATAATTTCTGCTGTGCTTCATGAGCATTTTCAATTAGAATTCTTGCTTCTTGCATAGAGAGTAAATCATTATCTATAATTTTCATTTCACTCTCTCCTTTTCATAAAAGTTTAACCTTCTTGAGTTGGTATTAAGTTTTCTATAGCATAACGCTTTATGATTTTTTCTAAGTCTTCATGTGGTCTTGGAATGACAACTGAACTGTATAAATTGCCACCTTCCATTCCATTAACTGCTGCAACCCCAGCTTCTACCGCTGTTTTACAAGCTCCAACATCCCCACGTACTAACACAGAAATATAACCAGATGCAACATTTTCATATCCCACTAGTTCTACATTTGATGCTTTACACATAGCATCTGCAGCTTCTAATGCAAATACTAAACCAAATGTTTCTATTAATCCTATAGCTTCATATCTAGCCATATGTATATCATTCCCCTCTCTTTTCTATCTACAAATCAATATCGTGAACTGAAACTATATCTCCAACTTCACTAATAGGTCGTGGCATAACATTGCTAGCTGTCAATGTTCCTATCGCAGCCGCTGCTGCTGCTCCAGCTTCAACTGCTGACTTTACTGCTCCAACATCACCTTTCACCATAATAGTTACAAGTGTCGACCCTATATTTTCATATGAAATCAATTCTACATTGGCTGCTTTTAACATTTTATCCGCTGCCTCTAATGCTGGAACCAAACCAACAGTTTCTATAAGACCTAATGCCTCATTTCCGTAATATCTCACAAGAAATCCTCCTCCCAAATTCTGATATTCAAGATTCCCCTCACTTCTAAGAGGGGAATCCCATGTTTTAGTCTCTAATATATTTATTTATTATCTCTGCTCCTTCTGCATGAGCATGATAGTAAACTACTAATTCGTCATTCTTATTTAATTCGAATCCAGTTTCTTCAAGAAGACCATTTGCCTCCGCAGTCATTAACGCATTCATTACGTCTTTTTTATTAAGTGCTTTGAACGAACTGTATTCTTTGTTTAGTGCTATAATGACATCTTCTGCACTTGCCTCATCAACTTTTGTAAAATGTTTTAATATTGCATAATTAAGTGGTTTCATATATTCTATGCCTCCTCTGAATTTCTTTTTAAAAGATCAAATGGATTCATTGATATAGTTAAAATACCAAACATCATTATCACTGCTCCAACCCAAACAACTGGTGGTAATGACCAACCTTCTTGTCCACCATATACGCCTAATAACAATAAGCAGAATAATGGTCCAAAGAATGAGTACGTACCATTACAAGCTGTTCCAAGACCAGCTCCACACATACTGTTTCCAGCATACCAAGTCATAAATGTCATAACTGAAAGCAATCCA containing:
- a CDS encoding BMC domain-containing protein codes for the protein MARYEAIGLIETFGLVFALEAADAMCKASNVELVGYENVASGYISVLVRGDVGACKTAVEAGVAAVNGMEGGNLYSSVVIPRPHEDLEKIIKRYAIENLIPTQEG
- a CDS encoding BMC domain-containing protein; the encoded protein is MRYYGNEALGLIETVGLVPALEAADKMLKAANVELISYENIGSTLVTIMVKGDVGAVKSAVEAGAAAAAAIGTLTASNVMPRPISEVGDIVSVHDIDL